From the genome of Candidatus Zixiibacteriota bacterium:
ATAGATTCATCAAAAGTGCTTTCAGGTGTGGATTTTCCAAAGAATTGACGAGATCGGTAAACTCCTGCTTGAGGTCTTCGAGTGGTCGTGATGAAGCCCGTTTCAGGTTTGCGAGATCGAATTCACCGGCATGAGCGGATCGGATCCTCTCAACTGTCAGTTGCGGACGCCCCCGAAAAGATCCAACCAGACCCTGCACCTTGACCACTTCAGCATCATCGAGTGCTGTTTTAATGGTCTCCGCCTGATCCCAGAGGACGGCATCGATTGAGCCCGTGCGATCCCCCAAAAGCAGCACCAGACGGCTTCCGCCCTCATGTACTTTCAACTCCATTTGCTTAAGCAGGAAAAAATCGGTGATTCGTTCCCCGCTTTTGAAATCCCTTATCAATTCAATGACCTCCATAAGCAATCTAAAAATCTGATACGTCAACAGCAAGGAAAATAGTTGCTGTCAGAGGGTAAACAGGTTACTTTCATCCCATGCGCATTTTGAGCCGATATATCCTGCGCGAACACATCGGTCCGATCCTCTTCGCACTGGTGATCACACTGTTCGTACTGATCGTCGATTTTATCCCCTCCATTGTGGAACTGATCATCGGCAAGAGCCTGGATGTCTTCACAGTCCTGTGGGTATTTACGCTGAACCTGGCCTGGATGCTGGTGCTTGCGGTCCCGATGGCGGTTTTGATTGCAACTTTGATGGCTTTCGGCAGGCTGTCCTCGGACTTCGAAATCCTGGCCATGAAAACCTCCGGAATCAATGTCCTGCGCATGATCTACCCGGTTTTGATGGCTTCACTGATCCTGGCGGGCGGTTTGGTGTGGTTCAACAATGCAATCCTTCCGGAGGCGAACCACAAGGCACGAGTGCTGATGGGTGATATTCGTGTAATGCGACCGACTCTCTCGATCAAAAGCAATATCTTCATCAACGACATCCCGGGCTACTTCATCCTGATCGGTGATGTCGACCACGAGACAGCACGTATACGTGACGTCCTGATCTATGACCAGCGTTCTCGCAATGTCAGCCGGACAATCACAGCCGATCGCGGTTATCTGGAGTTTTTAGAGGGCGGGCAGGTGCTCTCGTTCGAACTCGAGGATGGCGAAATCTACGAGGAGGATGCCGGCTACCAGGCCAGCTATCGACGCGTGGCTTTCAAAAAGCAGCTTTTTAATATCCGCGACATGAACCGTGAACTGCGGGTCACGGAATCTTCACATCGAAGCGACCGGGAGATGTCGACTACTATGATGCTTGAACAAACCGATGCCCTTCGTGAAAATATTGAGAATTTCAAAGAAGAAATCGACCGGGTGCTTTTAAAACATCTCGATCCGCATCGTGTCACCCGTGGCGACACGATGTCTGCCGACTACAGCAGGGAAGAACAACTTTCCCTGGTATATGTTCTGGAAGCTATCAAGAACCTGCGCAACACCCGCAACCTGATCAGCAACAACCTGCGTAAAATCGATCAGCTTCAAAAATCGATTAACGTTTACCTCCTGGAAGTCCACAAGAAATTCTCTATACCGACCGCCTGTGTGGTGTTCGTACTGATCGGTGCGCCGTTGGGGATACTGGCAAGACGGGGCGGATTCGGTACTGCAATCGGAATTTCAGTCGGGCTGTTCATGGTCTACTGGGCTTTTTTGATCGGAGGAGAGGAACTCTCCGACCGGGGATTTGTCTCGCCGGTCTTGTCGATGTGGATGCCGAATATCCTGATCGGCGCAGTGGGGTTGATGCTTTTCCAGTGGGTAATCACCGAACGCTCACCGCTGGCGTTTATGGGCGGTTTACGTAACACCCGCCTGTGGATAAGGTTTATGAACACAGTGGAGAAGGCTCTGCACTTCTTCAAGGGTGAAATGATCGATAAAAAACACAAACCACGAACTCGCTCGGACTGGATCAAAAAGATACGCTTAATCCGCATCCTGGACAATTACCTGCTGATGAAATTCGTGCGGGCTTTTGTATTATCGCTGGTGGTTTTTATATTGATCATGCATCTGGTGCATCTGATTGAACATCTCGATACTTACATCGACCGCAAGGCCGGTTTTAAGAGTATTGTCATGTTCTACGTCTATTTCACACCCTTTATCGTTATTTTGACAACGCCGGTGGCGACACTTTTGGGAGCGATCTTCACGGTCGGTCTGATGGCGCGCGGAAATGAAATCCTGGCGATCAAGGCCTCGGGGGTCTCGCTCTGGCGGGTGGCATTACCACTTCTTATAGCAGGAATGGTTATTTCCATTCTGTCTTTTGTAGCATCCGATAAACTGCTTCCCTACACCAACCAGAGAAAATCTGAGATTCGCTACGGGGACATAGAAAACCTGCCCGACTTTCGCAGTGAGTATTACAGCAATTTCCATCGCCGTGGAGAGCAAGGCCGGATCTTCAACTTCCGCCTTTACAGCCCACAGCAAAAAATGGGAAAAGATGCAGAGATTCACACCTATCAGGAAAACCGCCTGGTAGAATTAATAGAGGCCAAAGAATTGTCATGGAAAGATTCGATCTGGGTCGCCTACGACGGTACAAAAACAATCTTTTCTGATATAGACAAGCCTCAAACTCAGGATTCTCTGGTCAGTTTTGACACCCTTTTCCTGCCGGCTTTGACTGAACATCCAACCCGTTTTGCCCGACGGCAGATCGATCCTCGAGATTTCGGCTACGACCAGTCGATATCAGATTTGAAACAGGAGATCGAAAACAAACGCAAAAACGGCATTGATCCCACACCCGAACGGGTTTACCTTATGTTTAAGTATTCATTGCCCCTGACCAGCTTTATCATCATCCTGATTGCTGTTCCTCTGGCATCAGATCCACGGCGGGGTTCACCCGCGATCGGATTCGCTTTCGCGATCGGAATATCATTTGCCTATATGGTCATCTTCGAGGTGTTCCGCACACTCGGGACATCGGGTAAAATTCCTCCCGCATTTGCGGCATGGTCGATCAACGTCATCTTCTTTTTGATCGGCCTTTACATGATGTTCAGGGCACGCAAATAAAAAACCCCGCGATGCCGGCGGGGCTTAAAATCAAGAAATAGTGATATCAGGTACCCATCTTCCAGGAGGCCAGGTATTCCTTCTGCTGGGCTGTCAGCCTGTCGATCGAGACCTGCATAGATTTCAATTTCAACTCGGCGATCCGGGCGTCGATCTTCTCCGGAACTGTATAAACCTGGTTTTCCATTTTGCTGGCGTTTTTCCTGAGATACTCGACAGACAGTGACTGGTTGGCAAAAGACATGTCCATAACCATAGCAGGATGACCCTCGGCACAGGAGAGGTTGACCAGCCGTCCCTCGGCCAGTACATTGATACGGCGATTGGCTGTAATCTGGTACTCATTGACGAAAGGCCTGACCGGGCGCACTTTTTTAGCTATCTTTTTTAAACCGTCAAGGTCCAGTTCTACATTGAAGTGCCCGGAGTTGGCTACCACTGCCCCGTCTTTCATTTTCTTAAAATGTTCCGGCCTGATAACCGCGATATTGCCTGTGACCGTGATGAAGATATCACCGACAGAAGCCGCCTTCGACATCGGCATTACCTGAAAACCGTCCATGGCCGCCTCGATAGCTTTGAGCGGGTCAACTTCGGTCACAATGACATTGGCACCCAGGCCCTTGGCACGAGTTGCCAGTCCGCGACCGCACCATCCATACCCGGCCACCACCACGGTTGAGCCGGCAATCAGGTAATTGGTCGCCCGCAGGATGCCATCAAGCGTGGATTGCCCGGTACCGTAGCGATTGTCGAAGAAGTGCTTGGTCTTGGAGTCGTTGACTGCGATTACCGGATAGGCGAGTTCACCTTCCTTCTGCATACTGCGCAGGCGGATCACGCCCGTCGTCGTTTCCTCGGTACCGCCGATAATATCCTTGAGGTATTTACGCATATTCTCATGAAGGGTATATACCAGATCACAGCCGTCATCCATGGTAACATTCAGACCCGGCCTGAGAGTCGCCTTGATATGCTGATAATACTTGGTCTTGTTGGCCCCGGTAATGGCAAAGACCGAAATCTTGTCATGTTTAACCAGCGAGGCGGCCACATCATCCTGGGTAGAGAGAGGGTTGGATGCGCAGAGATAAACTTCGGCTCCACCCGCTTTGAGCGTACGCGCCAGGTTCGCTGTCTCGGAGGTGACATGCAGACAGGCGGCGATCTTCAGCCCTTTTAGTGGTTTTTCCTTTTTGAAACGCTTCTCCACCAAAGCCAGCACCGGCATGAACCTTCCGGCCCATTCGATTTTCTTTTTTCCACTGTCGGCCAGCTTGAGCGACTTGATATCATATTTCATCTATTCTCCTTTATGCTATACATCACGTGCCAGGTCTTTGGCGATATCGGTTCTCTCCCAGGTAAACTCCTCCAGCTCACGACCGAAATGGCCATAGGCGGCCGTTTTACGATAGATCGGACGCAGTAGATCGAGCTGTTCGATCATGCCCTGCGGAGTCAACTGGAAATGCTTTCTGACCAGTTCCTCGATTTTCTCGGGAGGAACTTCAGAGGGCGGATCGGTAAAGACATTGATCGAAACAGGATCAGCCCGCCCGATAACATAGGCGAGTTGAATCTGGCATTTCTCGGCAATTTCAGCCGCCACGATATTTTTAGCGACATAGCGCGCCATATAGGCCGCCGAGCGATCGACTTTAGTCGGATCCTTGCCGGAAAATGCCCCGCCCCCATGGGTGGCCATCCCGCCGTAGGTATCCACGATCACCTTGCGACCGGTCATGCCGGTATCAGAAACCGGGCCACCGATCACGAACTTGCCGGTCTGGTTGATATAGAAGCGAGTCTGCTCATCCATAAGATCTTCAGGAATAACACTGTCAACTATCTTTTCGCGAATTATCTGTCGTGATTCAGGTGTGATTTCGGATTTTAGATAGTCGAGAATTTCCTCGGTGTGCTGGGTGGCAATCACAACACTGTCGATTCTCTTCGGCCTGCCATCGACATACTCGACTGTCACCTGCGACTTGCCATCGGGGCCCAAAAACGGAAGTTCCTCGTTTTTACGAGCCTCGGCCAGTTTCTGGCAGAGCTTGTGTGACAGCATAATCGGCATCGGCATCAACTCCGGAGTCTCACGGCTGGCATAGCCGGTCATAAGCCCCTGGTCACCGGCGCCTCCGGTATCGACTCCCTGGGCGATATCCGGTGACTGCTTGCCGATAACGTTCAACAGCGCGCAGGTCTGGTAATGAAATCCAAGCGCGGGGTTGTCGTAGCCGATCTCACGAATCACCTCGCGTACTACAACCGGAAGGTCAACATATCCCCGGGTAGTGATCTCTCCGCCGACCATCACCAACCCCACCGTAACAAAAGTCTCGCAGGCAACGCGGCCGCTCGTGTCCTGCCTGAGAACATCATCCAGAACAGCGTCAGATATCTGATCGCAGATTTTATCCGGATGACCTTCGGTTACGGATTCAGATGAGAACAGAAACTTTTTGCTTCCCATCACTGCTCCTTTATTTTATGAACTGATTAATTTGCCTTCGCAATGGTGTCCTGAAAAAATCCATCTTCTCTCGTGAGCCGGTATACTAATTAATGCGGAATCTTTACTCGATTCTGCATAAATATCAGAGGAAACAATTAAGCAGAAACAACTTTAAAATCAACTAATTTAAATTGAATATCCCCAGCCAGTCGA
Proteins encoded in this window:
- a CDS encoding LptF/LptG family permease; translation: MRILSRYILREHIGPILFALVITLFVLIVDFIPSIVELIIGKSLDVFTVLWVFTLNLAWMLVLAVPMAVLIATLMAFGRLSSDFEILAMKTSGINVLRMIYPVLMASLILAGGLVWFNNAILPEANHKARVLMGDIRVMRPTLSIKSNIFINDIPGYFILIGDVDHETARIRDVLIYDQRSRNVSRTITADRGYLEFLEGGQVLSFELEDGEIYEEDAGYQASYRRVAFKKQLFNIRDMNRELRVTESSHRSDREMSTTMMLEQTDALRENIENFKEEIDRVLLKHLDPHRVTRGDTMSADYSREEQLSLVYVLEAIKNLRNTRNLISNNLRKIDQLQKSINVYLLEVHKKFSIPTACVVFVLIGAPLGILARRGGFGTAIGISVGLFMVYWAFLIGGEELSDRGFVSPVLSMWMPNILIGAVGLMLFQWVITERSPLAFMGGLRNTRLWIRFMNTVEKALHFFKGEMIDKKHKPRTRSDWIKKIRLIRILDNYLLMKFVRAFVLSLVVFILIMHLVHLIEHLDTYIDRKAGFKSIVMFYVYFTPFIVILTTPVATLLGAIFTVGLMARGNEILAIKASGVSLWRVALPLLIAGMVISILSFVASDKLLPYTNQRKSEIRYGDIENLPDFRSEYYSNFHRRGEQGRIFNFRLYSPQQKMGKDAEIHTYQENRLVELIEAKELSWKDSIWVAYDGTKTIFSDIDKPQTQDSLVSFDTLFLPALTEHPTRFARRQIDPRDFGYDQSISDLKQEIENKRKNGIDPTPERVYLMFKYSLPLTSFIIILIAVPLASDPRRGSPAIGFAFAIGISFAYMVIFEVFRTLGTSGKIPPAFAAWSINVIFFLIGLYMMFRARK
- a CDS encoding adenosylhomocysteinase yields the protein MKYDIKSLKLADSGKKKIEWAGRFMPVLALVEKRFKKEKPLKGLKIAACLHVTSETANLARTLKAGGAEVYLCASNPLSTQDDVAASLVKHDKISVFAITGANKTKYYQHIKATLRPGLNVTMDDGCDLVYTLHENMRKYLKDIIGGTEETTTGVIRLRSMQKEGELAYPVIAVNDSKTKHFFDNRYGTGQSTLDGILRATNYLIAGSTVVVAGYGWCGRGLATRAKGLGANVIVTEVDPLKAIEAAMDGFQVMPMSKAASVGDIFITVTGNIAVIRPEHFKKMKDGAVVANSGHFNVELDLDGLKKIAKKVRPVRPFVNEYQITANRRINVLAEGRLVNLSCAEGHPAMVMDMSFANQSLSVEYLRKNASKMENQVYTVPEKIDARIAELKLKSMQVSIDRLTAQQKEYLASWKMGT
- a CDS encoding methionine adenosyltransferase, producing MGSKKFLFSSESVTEGHPDKICDQISDAVLDDVLRQDTSGRVACETFVTVGLVMVGGEITTRGYVDLPVVVREVIREIGYDNPALGFHYQTCALLNVIGKQSPDIAQGVDTGGAGDQGLMTGYASRETPELMPMPIMLSHKLCQKLAEARKNEELPFLGPDGKSQVTVEYVDGRPKRIDSVVIATQHTEEILDYLKSEITPESRQIIREKIVDSVIPEDLMDEQTRFYINQTGKFVIGGPVSDTGMTGRKVIVDTYGGMATHGGGAFSGKDPTKVDRSAAYMARYVAKNIVAAEIAEKCQIQLAYVIGRADPVSINVFTDPPSEVPPEKIEELVRKHFQLTPQGMIEQLDLLRPIYRKTAAYGHFGRELEEFTWERTDIAKDLARDV